In the Synergistaceae bacterium genome, one interval contains:
- a CDS encoding response regulator, with the protein MKGKILYVSDRPSMGADMLVKTLGDTFEVMQVRSSDDVKQVPGIVLVNLAGLETSDRVRNLTAAKVFILGTQAEIDDSGITGAEGIAKPFNAAEVKAKLLSLSGNAGDVQRTLLLVDDDAVMIRTLREGLSAGYKVLPANSGANALKILARAKPDLILLDYEMPEMNGPQVLEALRGNPETANIPVMFLTAKNDADSIAKIEAMNTQGHMLKTLPLREIRSMIHNFFDGK; encoded by the coding sequence ATGAAGGGAAAAATATTGTACGTAAGCGACAGGCCGTCAATGGGAGCTGACATGCTGGTGAAGACTCTCGGCGATACGTTCGAGGTTATGCAGGTTCGTTCGTCTGACGATGTGAAGCAGGTGCCGGGAATTGTGCTTGTGAATCTTGCGGGGCTTGAGACTTCTGACAGGGTGCGGAATCTTACGGCGGCAAAAGTCTTCATTCTTGGGACTCAGGCCGAAATTGACGACTCCGGCATTACAGGCGCAGAGGGAATCGCAAAGCCCTTCAACGCCGCGGAGGTCAAAGCCAAATTATTATCGCTCTCAGGGAACGCGGGAGATGTTCAGCGTACATTATTGCTTGTGGATGATGACGCTGTAATGATTCGGACACTGAGAGAGGGACTCAGCGCAGGCTACAAGGTATTGCCGGCAAATTCGGGAGCCAACGCCCTGAAGATTCTTGCGCGGGCAAAACCTGATCTGATATTGCTTGACTACGAAATGCCCGAAATGAACGGCCCGCAGGTATTGGAGGCACTGAGGGGGAATCCTGAGACGGCGAATATTCCGGTGATGTTCCTGACGGCCAAGAATGACGCTGACAGCATCGCAAAAATTGAGGCTATGAACACGCAGGGGCATATGCTGAAGACTCTTCCCCTCCGCGAAATCAGGAGCATGATACATAATTTCTTTGACGGAAAATAA
- a CDS encoding PepSY domain-containing protein produces MKKFLCALMLMVLAVSGAAFAQSYEEETYVREEAAKRNMKLITLKEVQRIATERIGKPGVTFKEIELEDEDDYYTTRQDFKPVWTMEAIAGGQKYKIDIDAVTGEVLKFKLDD; encoded by the coding sequence ATGAAGAAGTTTCTGTGCGCATTAATGCTGATGGTTCTTGCGGTGTCGGGGGCAGCTTTTGCTCAGAGCTATGAGGAGGAAACATACGTACGCGAGGAAGCCGCAAAAAGGAACATGAAGCTGATCACGCTGAAGGAAGTTCAGAGAATAGCAACAGAGCGCATCGGCAAACCCGGAGTAACCTTCAAGGAAATCGAGCTTGAAGACGAAGACGACTACTACACTACAAGGCAGGACTTCAAGCCGGTATGGACAATGGAAGCAATCGCAGGCGGGCAGAAGTACAAGATTGACATTGACGCTGTTACGGGCGAGGTGCTGAAATTCAAGCTGGACGACTGA
- a CDS encoding phosphatase PAP2 family protein, producing MTAAPILGGLAALSREKYMYPSRLNLFLTRLLCPVMIFAVMFSRNYLGAHTPQDVIAGLILSVIILYAVNVMMSHPEHENMFALLGIFAVITCVAYVSLKSYPKDYGLDGKLLANASKKIKNIYFYGGSLAGVIAGRLIERKYIRFTPAGLGVKGVILAAVGYGMYTFIHSMEKYSAKFLAPFIIE from the coding sequence ATGACGGCGGCTCCGATATTGGGAGGTCTTGCGGCGTTGTCGCGTGAAAAATATATGTACCCTTCCCGCCTAAATTTATTTCTCACGCGGCTGTTATGTCCTGTGATGATTTTCGCGGTGATGTTCTCGCGTAATTATCTGGGAGCGCATACTCCGCAGGATGTCATTGCCGGGCTGATTCTGAGCGTGATTATTCTTTACGCGGTGAATGTGATGATGTCTCACCCTGAGCATGAGAATATGTTTGCGCTTCTCGGAATCTTTGCGGTAATCACGTGCGTTGCGTATGTGAGTCTGAAGTCATACCCTAAAGATTACGGGCTTGACGGAAAACTATTAGCGAATGCGTCAAAGAAGATTAAGAACATATATTTTTACGGCGGGAGTCTTGCGGGAGTGATTGCAGGGCGGCTCATCGAGAGAAAATATATCAGGTTCACTCCGGCGGGGCTGGGTGTGAAGGGGGTAATTCTTGCGGCTGTCGGTTACGGAATGTACACGTTCATACATTCGATGGAAAAATACAGCGCGAAATTCCTTGCACCTTTCATTATAGAATAG
- a CDS encoding phosphatase PAP2 family protein: MDIEILLWLQDFRESVGDITPFINWLSHAAITWLLFVPFAVYWCISKKAGLFMIMSVCLSRFLNGIMKVTACAYRPNIRDPRIIPAGHKPSGYSFPSGHIMWASPILGGLIVLTRKKSQLFAWLCGIVIILVAFSRMYLGVHTPQDVIFGILAGLFAVWLSSLIMKRPERENSFLMAGLILCVLGVIYTLFKPYPMDYTPDGKLLVDPDRMMLDTFYAVGLMAGFIAGRFVERKYIGFSVTGFNVRGIILAVIGLIPVYFIAWTFAGDYRFLYDFLGSMFGVKGGRFVMGVVFMLWTVAIWPCVIKMTAGKK; the protein is encoded by the coding sequence ATGGACATTGAGATTCTGCTCTGGCTTCAGGATTTCCGCGAATCAGTCGGCGACATAACACCGTTCATAAACTGGCTCTCACACGCGGCTATAACGTGGCTTTTGTTCGTGCCGTTCGCTGTGTACTGGTGCATAAGCAAGAAGGCTGGACTCTTCATGATAATGTCCGTATGCCTCAGCAGATTTCTCAACGGAATAATGAAGGTTACGGCGTGCGCTTACCGTCCCAACATCAGAGATCCCCGGATAATTCCTGCGGGTCATAAGCCATCGGGTTATTCATTTCCCAGCGGCCATATAATGTGGGCTTCACCGATATTAGGCGGGCTGATTGTCCTTACGCGAAAGAAATCGCAGCTCTTTGCGTGGCTCTGCGGAATCGTGATAATTCTTGTGGCGTTCTCGCGGATGTATCTGGGAGTCCATACTCCGCAGGATGTAATTTTCGGGATACTTGCCGGGCTATTCGCTGTGTGGCTTTCGTCATTAATCATGAAGCGTCCTGAGCGTGAAAATTCTTTCCTCATGGCCGGGTTGATTCTCTGCGTTCTCGGAGTGATATACACGCTCTTCAAGCCTTACCCGATGGATTACACGCCTGACGGTAAATTACTCGTTGACCCTGACAGAATGATGCTTGATACTTTCTACGCTGTCGGACTCATGGCGGGCTTCATTGCCGGGCGTTTCGTTGAGCGAAAATATATCGGCTTCAGCGTAACAGGTTTTAACGTCAGGGGAATAATCCTCGCGGTGATCGGGCTTATTCCTGTTTACTTTATCGCGTGGACATTCGCCGGGGATTACAGGTTTCTTTATGATTTTCTCGGCTCAATGTTCGGCGTAAAGGGCGGGCGTTTCGTAATGGGAGTCGTTTTCATGCTGTGGACTGTGGCAATTTGGCCGTGCGTGATTAAGATGACGGCAGGCAAAAAGTAA
- a CDS encoding phosphatase PAP2 family protein, whose translation MAYLLWVQDLRNGIEAALDSKIISVFFEELSFFALTWLIFIPVLVYWTISKRNGLFLLASMGISWFFNGFVKMTACAYRPWIRDARIIPAGDAIKTAGGYSFPSGHTMWSSPIYGGLTALTRKRAPWFACLCVILLLLTAFSRNYLGVHTPQDVVVGVTLGLFSAWLASRILAHPDKENIILVIGLVLCAANLLYIMYKPYPVDYKADGSLLVDPVAMMNDPFHGIGMMLALIIGRYFEREYVKFEATGLGVKGIILAVIGFIPYYCLVFNFVKTYTFIMNPLVDILTKRWAYMVIGFLTMFWAIFVWPCVIKLIQGRK comes from the coding sequence ATGGCATATTTGCTTTGGGTACAGGACTTGCGGAACGGAATCGAGGCCGCATTAGACAGCAAAATCATCAGTGTGTTCTTTGAGGAATTATCGTTCTTTGCGCTGACGTGGCTGATATTTATTCCCGTTCTTGTGTACTGGACAATCAGCAAGAGAAACGGACTCTTCCTTCTCGCCTCAATGGGAATAAGCTGGTTCTTCAACGGATTTGTGAAAATGACGGCCTGCGCCTATCGTCCGTGGATTCGGGACGCAAGAATAATCCCGGCAGGCGACGCGATAAAGACGGCGGGCGGATACTCGTTTCCGAGCGGGCATACTATGTGGAGTTCACCTATCTACGGAGGACTGACGGCACTCACGAGGAAGCGCGCTCCGTGGTTCGCATGTCTGTGCGTGATTCTGTTACTGCTCACGGCATTTTCGCGCAACTATCTCGGAGTCCATACCCCGCAGGATGTCGTTGTCGGCGTAACATTGGGCCTCTTCTCGGCGTGGCTTGCGTCAAGAATTTTAGCCCATCCCGACAAAGAGAATATTATTCTTGTTATCGGCCTCGTGCTTTGCGCGGCTAACCTGCTGTATATCATGTACAAGCCTTACCCTGTGGACTACAAAGCTGACGGCTCGTTGCTTGTTGACCCTGTAGCGATGATGAACGATCCTTTTCACGGAATCGGCATGATGCTGGCTCTGATTATCGGGCGTTATTTTGAGCGCGAGTACGTGAAATTTGAGGCGACCGGGCTGGGCGTGAAGGGGATAATTCTTGCTGTTATCGGCTTCATTCCGTATTACTGCCTTGTGTTTAATTTCGTGAAGACTTACACATTTATCATGAATCCGCTTGTCGACATTCTCACAAAGAGATGGGCATATATGGTAATCGGATTCCTGACTATGTTCTGGGCGATATTCGTATGGCCTTGCGTGATTAAGCTGATACAGGGCAGGAAGTAA
- a CDS encoding response regulator transcription factor — MLQDSAYNIAVVDDRRRDSVFLQRGIHRWLAENHAGHHNVSCFNDGYSLLKVFEPEKFHIIFMDIIMGNFSGIDTAKRLRDSDSKTLLVFTTYSDEFAFDAFPLHAFDYVIKPFTQERVGHVMSEAVKVLETPEPSFTARVARSTYNVPFRKISAAIAHDHFVEIVMSDGNSMLCSMKFGEVSDILMKDARFLACIRGVIINMDCVSSLSRDKSSVIMNDGSSYPVKTRGRPEIIRAFTQYQISRMKRGL, encoded by the coding sequence ATGCTTCAGGATTCTGCTTACAATATCGCGGTTGTTGACGACAGACGCAGGGACAGCGTATTTTTACAGCGCGGCATTCACAGATGGCTCGCCGAAAATCACGCAGGGCATCACAACGTTTCATGCTTCAATGACGGCTATTCGCTCCTGAAAGTTTTTGAGCCGGAGAAATTTCACATCATCTTCATGGACATCATCATGGGAAATTTCAGCGGAATTGATACCGCCAAAAGACTCCGGGATTCCGACAGCAAAACCCTTCTTGTGTTCACGACATACTCGGATGAGTTTGCGTTTGACGCTTTCCCCCTTCACGCATTTGATTACGTCATAAAGCCCTTCACGCAGGAGAGAGTCGGCCATGTCATGAGCGAGGCGGTGAAAGTGCTTGAGACCCCGGAACCTTCATTCACGGCCAGAGTCGCGAGAAGCACATACAATGTACCGTTCCGCAAAATTTCAGCGGCCATTGCCCACGATCATTTTGTCGAAATCGTTATGTCTGACGGAAATTCTATGCTCTGCTCGATGAAGTTCGGCGAGGTCTCAGACATTCTCATGAAGGACGCTAGATTTCTCGCCTGCATACGCGGAGTCATAATCAACATGGACTGCGTTTCGTCATTGTCGCGGGACAAGTCATCAGTCATCATGAATGACGGAAGCTCGTACCCGGTAAAGACGCGGGGAAGGCCGGAAATCATACGGGCATTCACGCAGTACCAGATCTCACGAATGAAGCGGGGGCTGTGA